The DNA sequence GCTTCCCACGGGACGGCTCGCCCGCGCCCGGCTGACCGCCTTCGCGTACTTCAAAATGATGAAGCCCCGGCTGATGTGGCTCCTCTGTCTCGTCGCCGCCGCGGGGATGGCCCTCGCCGCGGGCCCAGCGCTCGACGCCGCCACGATCGTCGCCACGCTCGGCGGCGGCGTGCTCGCGATCGGGGCCTCGGGGACGTTCAACCACGTCCTCGAGCGCGACGTCGATCGGCAGATGTCGCGGACGTCCGATCGGCCGCTGGCGACCGACCTCGTGCCGGTCCGCAACGCCTTGCTCTTCGGGCTCTTCCTGACGGCGGCGTCGATGACCGTCTTCCTGACGATCAACAGGCTCGCGGCGGCGCTCGGGTTCGCCGCGATCGTCTTCTACAGCGTCGTCTACACGCTCCTCCTCAAGCCGAACACGGTCCAGAACACGGTCATCGGCGGCTTCGCCGGTGCGTTGCCCGCGCTGATCGGCTGGGCGGCGGTCACCAACGAGATCGGTCTCCCGGCGCTCGCGCTCGCGGGCGTCATCTTCCTCTGGACGCCGGCGCACTTCTACAACCTCGCGCTGGCGTACAAGGACGACTACGCTCGCGGCGGCTTCCCGATGATGCCCGTCGTTCGCGGGGAGACCGAGACCCGGAAACACATCGTCTACTACATCGCGGCCACGCTCGTGGGGACGATCGCACTCGCCTGGCTCACCGACCTCGGCGCGCTGTACGCCGGGACGGTCGCGGTCTTCGGCGGGATCTTCCTCTGGGCCGCCGTCCGCCTCCACTTCGAGCGCACCGAGGCCGCGGCGTTCCGGGCGTTCCACGCCTCGAACGCCTTCCTCGGAGCGATCCTCGTCGCGATACTCGTCGACGCGCTCGCCCTCTCGGGCCCGGTGTTCTGACCGGGGACCGCCCCGTCGCGCGCCGGAATCCGCATCCCTAACAGTATCCAGTTCGTACCCCCAGCCGATGCACCGCCGTTCGTTTCTGACCGCGGCCGCCACCGGCACGACCCTCTCGATCGCCGGCTGTACGGCGCTCTTCGAGGCGTCGCTCCCCGACGAACTCGAAGGGACCGATCCGGACCCCGACCAGCTCCCGGCCCCGTCGATCGGCTCCGGGCCCGTTCCGATCGACGCGTACGTGGACTTCGCCTGCCCGCACTGTCACGACTTCCACGAGGACGTCCTGCCCGACCTCGAAAATCGTCTCCTCGATGCCGACGAGGCGACCTACCGCCACCGCGACTTCCCGCTGCCGGCCGGCGATCGGTCGATCGCGATGGCCAACGCCGCGCGGGCGGTCCAGGCGGAGACGAGAACGGAGGACGACCCGGCCGGCGAGTTCTTCACGTACAAACTGGCCGTGATCGAGGCCGACGACCTGAGCGACGACGGCCTGGCGGCGATCGCTGCCGACGAGACCGACGTCGAGGCGGCCGTCGTTCGCGACGCCCTCGACGCGGGGACGTACTATCCAACGCTTGCGGCCGACTGGCAACGCGGTGACGACCACGGGGTTGCCGAGACGCCGACGGTCCTGGTCGACGGGGACGAGGTCGACGACCCGTTCGACGCCGACGCGATCGTCGAGCGCGTCCGGGACGCCGCGTAGCTGTCGCGGGTGACTGGGGCCGGCGACCGACGGCTGGCCCGCCCGAGGCGTCAGGTCAGTTCGGACGCCGACTCGAACGCGTCGATCGCCTCGTCGTCGCCCGCGAGCAGGAGGCTATCGTCGGGTTCGAACACGAACTCCGACGGGACGTCCGTGACGATCTCGCCCGATCGCTCGACGCCGACGAGGATACAGTCGGTCTCCGGAATCTCGGTGTCTGCGAGCGACTGCCCCGCGAGGTCGTCGGCGTCGAATCGGACCACCTGTAGCTGCCGATCGTAAGAGAGGATCTCTTCGCGGAGGACGTCGAGCGCGAGCAGTCGGCCGCTGATGTCGGGGAGGCTGAGGACGTAGTCGCCGCCGGCCCGCCGGACCTTGCTCTCGTTTTCCGAGTCGTTCACCCGGACGACGATGTCGAGGTCGGCGGCGAGTTCGCGGGCGACGAGGACCGAGAGGATCGCCTCGTCATCGTCCCCGATCGTGACGACGTACGCGGTCGCCGTCTCGAGGTCCGCCTGCCTGAGTACCGATTCGCGCGTCACGTCGCCCACGACGTCGACGTCCTCGTCGTCCTCGACGTCGATGACCGTGCAATCGATGTCGGCCGATCGGAGTCGCTCCCGGACCGTCGAGCCGACCTCGCCGTAGCCGGCCACGACGACGCGTGATTCCTCGGGACGGGCGGGGGCAGTCCGAGCCTCGAGGGCTTTCAGTTGGGCCTCGCTCCCGGCGAGGAGCAACACGGTGTTCTCGTCGATCTCGAGGTCCGGCGACGGGGAACTGACGAACTCGCCGTCCGTCCAGAGGCCGGCGAGCGAGACGTCCTCCGACTCGAGGATGTCCGTCTCGGCCAGCGTCTGGCCGCAGATCGGACTCTCCTCGAAGACCGTTACCTCGACGAGGGAGAAGTCCTCGCCGAGACTCGTCACGTCGCTCAGCCGCGGGTCGAGTTCCGTCTGGATCCGTTCGGCGATTCGCTGTCCGAGCAGGTGACGCGGCGTCACGACGGCATCGGCCCCGGCGTACCGCATCGGCCGCTCGAACGTGAGGTCCCTGCTCATGACGGCGATCCGGACCGTCTCGGAGCGTTCCCTGACTGCGAGCACGACGCTCGCTGCGATCTCGTCGGCGGTGTCGATCACGACCGACGCGGCCTCGTCGATCCGCGCCCGATAGAGCGTCTCGACGGCCGTGGGGTCCCCGTGGACTACCGACACGCCGGCCTCGTCCAGTTCCAGCGCTTCCGCCTCGTCCTCGGCGACGACGACGTAGTCGACGCCGCGCGCCTCGAACTCGTCGACGAGCCGATCGCCCCGCGGCGAGTAGCCACAGACGACGACGTGGTCGGTCAGATCCGTGGTCCGTGGAACGTCGGGAGAGAGCGTCTCCTCGAGGATCGGCTGGAAGACGTAAGGCAGGACGATAAACAGGATCAGGAAGGTGCCGAGGTCCATCGCCATCACGAACAGGTTCGAGAGGGGCGAGTCCCACGGCGAGTCGGAGCCGTACCCCGTTCCCGTGACGGTCTCGACGACGACCTGCGAGTGGTGGAAGTAACCCGCCGATCGGCCCTCGACGGCGACCATGAGGTAGTGATACAGGATCGACGTCAGGAAAATGAGGACCAGAATCCCGCCGATCGTCTTGGCCGCCCGCCGTTGCCAGCGCTCCATATACGAGTATTGATCTCCCCGTTTATGAACCATTTTCGACAGCGACGGCGCCGCCCGGTACGGACCGCCTGGCCAGGATCCGATCCGTCGACACCCGTTCCGGGAGCCGTTGGCCCCTCACCGCGCGACCTCGATGAACCGGTTGACCGTCTCGTCGCTCCCGGCGACGATGAGTGTGTCGTCTTCCCGGATGGTGAACTCGGGCCCGAGGGTGGTCAGTAACTCCCCGCCCCGTTCGGCGGCGACGACCGTACACCCGAGTCGCGCACGAACGTCGGCCTCGCCCAGGCTCTGTCCGGCGAGTTCCGGCGCCGTCATGCGGACGATCTCGAACTGCGTCTCCGGCGTCAGGACCTCTTCGTCCTCGAGTAACACCGAGGAGAGCATTCGGCCCGTCACCGTCGACAGCGCGAGGACGTATTCGGCGCCCGCCCGGTAGAGCTTCCGGACGCTTTCGGTCTCGTTGGCCCGTGCGATCACCTCGGTGTCGGGGGCGACCTTCTCGAGGACGAGCGTGGCGTAGATCGCCGCCGTGTCGTCGTCGAGCGCGAGCACGATCGATCGGGCGTTCTCGACGCCGGCAGTGGCGAGCGCGTCCGGGTCCGTGACGTTCCCGACGACGTCGACGTCCGCCTGGTCGTCGCTGTCGATAACCGTGTGCGGGACGTCGGCGTCGTCGAGCGTTTCGCTGACGGTGCGCCCGACTTCGCCGTAGCCGGCGACGACCACGCGATAGGAGCCGTCGCCGGACGGGGAGATCGTTCGCGAGGTCAGTTCCGTGAGCGTCTCGTGAGAGCCGGCGACGAGCAGGATCGTATTTCCGTCGATGACCGTCTCGGGGTTCGGTGCCGGCTGGAATTCGCCGTCGAACCACGCCCCGATCACGTTGACGCCCAGCCGATCGCGCATGCTCGACTCGGCGATCGTCCGGCCGGCGAGATCGCTGTCGCGCTCGACGAGGAGTTCGGCGATCTCGAGTTGGTCGCCGAGTTCGATCGTCTCCTGGAGTTCTGCGGTCACCGATATCGTGGCTTTTCCTGCGAGGCTGTGTCCGAGCAGGTGTCGCGGCCGAACGACGTCGTTCGCGCCGGCATAGCGGTGGTAGGTTGCGACCTCCCGATCCTCCGCGACGCTGATGATCCTGACGTCGTCGCGGAGTTCCCGTGCCGTGAGGATCACTTCGGGATTGGCCTCGTCGGAGACGTCGATCACCAGGGCGCGGGCGTCGTCGACGTTCGCGGCCCGGAGGGTCTGCTCTTGCTCCGGGTCGCCGAGCATCGCGTCGATACCGTCGTCGACGAGGTCCATCACCGTCTCCCGATCGTCGTCGATGAAGACGGACGGGACGCCCGCGGCCTCGAGTTCGTTCCGGAGTACGTCTTCGCGTTCGGTGTGCGAACAGATGATGACGTGGTCGGTGAGGTCGGTCGACTCCGGCGGTTGCGTCGCGAGCGCCTGTTTGAAGAGCGGGACGACGACCAGCGGCAAGGCGAGGAAGACGAGCAACACCCCGCTGAGATTCATCAGGATCACGATGAGGTTCATGGGCGCACTCGTCCAGGAATCCGTATCGCCCCCGAACCCGGCGGTCGTCAGGATCTCGACGACGATCTGTATCGACTTGACCAGCGATCGGTCCGTCCCCTCGAACGTCGCCATCCCCCACTGGTAGAGGACGGCGTAGAAGAGGACGAGCCCGAATACGGGGACGAGCGAAATCCCGATGCGTCGCCACCACGTATTCATCGTTCCCGTATAGACACTGGAGCGTATC is a window from the Halosolutus amylolyticus genome containing:
- a CDS encoding heme o synthase, giving the protein MTTESFPRPIGTHRRFSALLATTAIGVYLLLIVGATTSLTNAASACSTWPTCHAPTDPLSQTELAIAWGHRITAVLVGLLVAATAFTAALGDVSRRVRTTLLAGAFLYVVQVGVGAVTATVGPAAIAPGLHLALGLVIFTAVVLALAWDLELETGQEDDVIEQPEPIAEPADAAAERTLPTGRLARARLTAFAYFKMMKPRLMWLLCLVAAAGMALAAGPALDAATIVATLGGGVLAIGASGTFNHVLERDVDRQMSRTSDRPLATDLVPVRNALLFGLFLTAASMTVFLTINRLAAALGFAAIVFYSVVYTLLLKPNTVQNTVIGGFAGALPALIGWAAVTNEIGLPALALAGVIFLWTPAHFYNLALAYKDDYARGGFPMMPVVRGETETRKHIVYYIAATLVGTIALAWLTDLGALYAGTVAVFGGIFLWAAVRLHFERTEAAAFRAFHASNAFLGAILVAILVDALALSGPVF
- a CDS encoding DsbA family protein, yielding MHRRSFLTAAATGTTLSIAGCTALFEASLPDELEGTDPDPDQLPAPSIGSGPVPIDAYVDFACPHCHDFHEDVLPDLENRLLDADEATYRHRDFPLPAGDRSIAMANAARAVQAETRTEDDPAGEFFTYKLAVIEADDLSDDGLAAIAADETDVEAAVVRDALDAGTYYPTLAADWQRGDDHGVAETPTVLVDGDEVDDPFDADAIVERVRDAA
- a CDS encoding potassium channel family protein, with the protein product MERWQRRAAKTIGGILVLIFLTSILYHYLMVAVEGRSAGYFHHSQVVVETVTGTGYGSDSPWDSPLSNLFVMAMDLGTFLILFIVLPYVFQPILEETLSPDVPRTTDLTDHVVVCGYSPRGDRLVDEFEARGVDYVVVAEDEAEALELDEAGVSVVHGDPTAVETLYRARIDEAASVVIDTADEIAASVVLAVRERSETVRIAVMSRDLTFERPMRYAGADAVVTPRHLLGQRIAERIQTELDPRLSDVTSLGEDFSLVEVTVFEESPICGQTLAETDILESEDVSLAGLWTDGEFVSSPSPDLEIDENTVLLLAGSEAQLKALEARTAPARPEESRVVVAGYGEVGSTVRERLRSADIDCTVIDVEDDEDVDVVGDVTRESVLRQADLETATAYVVTIGDDDEAILSVLVARELAADLDIVVRVNDSENESKVRRAGGDYVLSLPDISGRLLALDVLREEILSYDRQLQVVRFDADDLAGQSLADTEIPETDCILVGVERSGEIVTDVPSEFVFEPDDSLLLAGDDEAIDAFESASELT
- a CDS encoding potassium channel family protein; this encodes MNTWWRRIGISLVPVFGLVLFYAVLYQWGMATFEGTDRSLVKSIQIVVEILTTAGFGGDTDSWTSAPMNLIVILMNLSGVLLVFLALPLVVVPLFKQALATQPPESTDLTDHVIICSHTEREDVLRNELEAAGVPSVFIDDDRETVMDLVDDGIDAMLGDPEQEQTLRAANVDDARALVIDVSDEANPEVILTARELRDDVRIISVAEDREVATYHRYAGANDVVRPRHLLGHSLAGKATISVTAELQETIELGDQLEIAELLVERDSDLAGRTIAESSMRDRLGVNVIGAWFDGEFQPAPNPETVIDGNTILLVAGSHETLTELTSRTISPSGDGSYRVVVAGYGEVGRTVSETLDDADVPHTVIDSDDQADVDVVGNVTDPDALATAGVENARSIVLALDDDTAAIYATLVLEKVAPDTEVIARANETESVRKLYRAGAEYVLALSTVTGRMLSSVLLEDEEVLTPETQFEIVRMTAPELAGQSLGEADVRARLGCTVVAAERGGELLTTLGPEFTIREDDTLIVAGSDETVNRFIEVAR